In Paenibacillus kyungheensis, the following are encoded in one genomic region:
- a CDS encoding TerC family protein, with product MDWFSNFFQSIADNYGHFFSWSEIAATLSDPVSWGVIASLVLLEGLLSADNALVLAVMVRHLPPKQQKKALFYGILGAYLFRFLAIGLGTYLVTFTAVKVIGGLYLFYIAYKGLFKGGDEDEVQNKPMSFWKTVLMVEMMDIAFSIDSVVAAFGISNEVWVLFLGGIIGILMMRGVAQLFLKLINKFPELEKTAFILIAIIAVKMIVGAFGFEISQVLFFAILIVVFVGTMVISSIRRKKEQS from the coding sequence ATGGACTGGTTCAGTAATTTTTTTCAAAGTATTGCTGATAACTACGGTCACTTCTTCTCATGGAGTGAGATTGCTGCAACTCTATCCGATCCAGTGAGCTGGGGAGTTATTGCAAGTCTTGTACTATTAGAAGGATTATTGTCCGCTGACAATGCGCTTGTGTTAGCCGTTATGGTCAGACATTTGCCACCGAAACAGCAGAAAAAGGCTTTGTTCTACGGTATTCTTGGAGCTTATCTTTTCCGCTTTCTGGCGATTGGTCTTGGAACGTATCTGGTTACATTTACAGCAGTCAAAGTCATTGGCGGATTGTATCTGTTCTATATTGCGTACAAAGGATTATTCAAAGGCGGAGACGAAGACGAAGTACAGAACAAGCCAATGTCTTTCTGGAAAACCGTATTAATGGTTGAAATGATGGATATTGCTTTCAGTATTGATAGCGTTGTAGCGGCTTTTGGTATCAGTAACGAAGTCTGGGTATTATTCCTGGGTGGTATTATTGGGATTTTGATGATGCGTGGCGTAGCTCAATTGTTCTTGAAACTGATTAATAAGTTCCCTGAACTAGAGAAAACAGCATTTATTTTAATTGCGATTATTGCAGTGAAAATGATTGTCGGCGCATTTGGTTTTGAAATTTCTCAAGTGTTGTTTTTTGCAATTCTTATTGTGGTGTTTGTAGGAACGATGGTCATTAGTTCGATTCGTCGTAAAAAAGAACAGTCTTAA
- a CDS encoding TerD family protein, with the protein MSVAIVKGQKTDVTKTTPGLQQLIISLGWEAPASLELDTSAFLLQQNGKVKSDNDLIFYGNPGNAFITYIENATGSDARQFKVNVGAIPQDIQKIAITLTIYNSEKPTENFSQVNRTYLRCANEATGAEIFRYDLDSKFSSETAIVVGELYRYQTEWKFAAVGAGYFGGLKELCGSYGVEVEDTPAPTPTPAPPVPPKPAPIPTPPPTPAPTPAKPMNLNRPSTPPPAPPVPTPAPTPSVNLNLSKIELKKKGDVINLQKKSGGSLGELLINLNWNRQEKKGLFKRSSGVDLDLGCLYELQDGDKGVVQALGNSFGSLTSWPFVALDGDDRTGAVAGGENMRINGNKISEIKRILVFSFIYEGITRWTDADGVVTISQQNGPDIIVRLDEADNRSPMCAIAMIQNVGNETFSIEKLVQYFKGHSDMDRAFNWGMRWKAGSKD; encoded by the coding sequence ATGAGTGTAGCTATTGTGAAAGGGCAAAAAACAGACGTAACCAAAACAACGCCAGGGCTTCAACAACTCATTATTTCACTGGGATGGGAAGCACCAGCTTCTTTAGAATTAGACACTTCTGCTTTTTTACTACAGCAAAATGGAAAAGTAAAAAGCGATAACGATCTTATTTTTTATGGTAATCCAGGTAATGCTTTTATTACTTATATTGAAAATGCGACAGGTAGCGATGCCCGTCAATTCAAAGTGAATGTAGGCGCAATTCCGCAAGATATTCAAAAAATTGCGATCACGCTTACGATTTACAATAGCGAGAAGCCGACAGAAAATTTTAGTCAGGTGAACCGCACATACTTACGCTGTGCAAATGAAGCTACAGGTGCAGAGATTTTCCGTTATGATCTGGATTCTAAATTTTCATCAGAAACTGCGATTGTAGTAGGGGAATTGTACCGTTATCAGACAGAATGGAAATTTGCTGCGGTCGGGGCAGGTTATTTTGGTGGACTCAAAGAATTATGTGGTAGTTATGGAGTAGAAGTAGAAGATACACCAGCGCCAACACCGACACCAGCGCCGCCAGTACCTCCTAAGCCTGCTCCAATACCAACACCGCCGCCAACGCCTGCACCAACCCCTGCGAAGCCGATGAATCTCAACCGTCCATCGACTCCACCTCCTGCTCCTCCAGTGCCAACACCGGCTCCTACGCCTTCAGTGAACTTAAATCTATCCAAGATTGAGTTGAAGAAAAAAGGCGATGTGATCAATCTTCAGAAAAAATCAGGCGGTTCACTAGGTGAACTATTGATTAATCTGAACTGGAATCGTCAGGAGAAAAAAGGATTATTTAAACGTAGTTCAGGAGTCGATCTGGATCTAGGTTGTCTGTATGAATTACAAGATGGTGATAAAGGTGTTGTTCAGGCACTGGGTAATTCATTTGGTTCTTTGACAAGTTGGCCGTTTGTTGCACTAGACGGTGATGATCGTACCGGTGCTGTCGCAGGTGGCGAAAATATGCGGATTAACGGTAACAAAATATCTGAGATCAAGCGTATTCTGGTCTTTTCTTTTATTTACGAAGGCATTACACGTTGGACGGATGCGGATGGTGTAGTAACCATTTCGCAACAAAATGGACCTGATATTATCGTGCGTTTGGATGAAGCTGATAATCGTAGTCCGATGTGCGCGATTGCAATGATCCAAAATGTGGGTAATGAAACATTTAGTATCGAAAAGTTGGTTCAGTATTTCAAAGGTCATTCCGATATGGATCGTGCTTTCAATTGGGGCATGCGCTGGAAAGCCGGTAGCAAAGATTAG
- a CDS encoding TerD family protein, whose amino-acid sequence MTINLSKGQRIDLTKTNPGLTRVVVGLGWDTNKYSGGSDFDLDASAFLLHEDGKAKTEADFVFYNNLTTYNGAVTHTGDNRTGEGDGDDEQIVVDFSKVPASISRIGITVTIHDADARGQNFGQVSAAFVRVVNEDNSSEILRFDLGEEFSTETAVVFCEFYRQGTDWKFQAIGSGFSGGLAALCQNYGLPV is encoded by the coding sequence ATGACGATTAATTTATCCAAGGGGCAACGTATCGACCTCACGAAAACAAACCCGGGATTAACACGAGTTGTGGTAGGTCTAGGCTGGGATACTAATAAATACAGCGGTGGTAGTGATTTTGACTTGGATGCTTCTGCATTTTTATTGCATGAAGATGGCAAAGCCAAAACAGAAGCAGATTTTGTATTTTACAACAATCTGACCACATATAATGGCGCGGTGACGCATACTGGAGATAATCGTACAGGTGAAGGCGATGGAGATGACGAGCAGATCGTTGTCGATTTCAGCAAAGTTCCTGCTAGCATTTCACGTATAGGTATCACAGTAACAATCCATGATGCAGACGCACGTGGACAGAATTTTGGACAGGTAAGTGCTGCTTTTGTACGTGTAGTAAATGAAGATAATAGCAGTGAAATTTTGCGCTTCGATCTAGGCGAAGAGTTCTCTACCGAAACAGCAGTCGTATTCTGTGAATTTTACCGTCAAGGCACGGATTGGAAGTTCCAGGCGATCGGTAGTGGATTCTCAGGTGGGTTAGCTGCATTGTGTCAGAACTACGGCTTACCTGTATAA
- a CDS encoding TerD family protein, whose amino-acid sequence MGINLSKGQKVDLTKSNPGLSKITVGLGWDTNKYDGGGEFDLDVSVFCANAEGKVASEKNFIFFNNPQNENGSVVHTGDNRTGAGDGDDEQIKVDIPNVPADVDKIAFTITIYEAAARNQNFGQVSNAYVRIVNDDNNEELIRFDLGEDFSIEAGVVVGELYRHGAEWKFNAIGNGYKDGLAGLTRDYGLQ is encoded by the coding sequence ATGGGAATTAACTTATCTAAAGGACAAAAAGTAGATTTGACGAAAAGTAATCCAGGATTATCTAAAATCACAGTAGGTCTAGGCTGGGATACAAATAAATATGATGGCGGCGGAGAGTTCGATTTGGACGTATCTGTATTTTGCGCGAATGCTGAAGGTAAAGTAGCTAGCGAAAAAAACTTTATTTTCTTCAACAATCCTCAAAATGAAAATGGTTCTGTCGTACATACAGGCGACAACCGTACAGGCGCAGGCGATGGCGACGATGAGCAAATCAAAGTAGACATCCCTAACGTACCTGCTGATGTAGACAAAATTGCATTTACAATTACAATCTATGAAGCAGCAGCTCGTAACCAAAACTTCGGTCAAGTATCTAACGCTTACGTTCGTATCGTAAACGATGATAACAACGAAGAATTGATCCGTTTCGATCTAGGAGAAGATTTCTCTATCGAAGCAGGTGTAGTTGTAGGCGAATTGTACCGTCATGGCGCTGAGTGGAAATTTAACGCGATCGGTAATGGTTACAAAGATGGTCTTGCAGGTTTGACACGCGACTACGGCTTGCAATAA
- a CDS encoding TerD family protein, whose product MSISLVKGQKIDLTKGNSGLNQLVVGLGWDPAETQSKGFFGMKKAKADIDCDASAILLDANDKLTKATNLVCFHNLTSGCGSVKHSGDNLTGEGAGDDEQIHIDLSKVPADVHKVLVVVNIYQAEQRKQDFGMISSAYIRIVNGQNQQELVRFNLTDDYSGMTALITGEIYRNGSEWKFNAIGQGKQAAHIDILARQYS is encoded by the coding sequence ATGAGTATCAGCTTAGTCAAAGGTCAAAAAATTGATTTAACCAAAGGCAATAGCGGTCTGAATCAACTGGTGGTTGGTTTGGGTTGGGATCCCGCGGAGACACAATCTAAAGGATTCTTCGGTATGAAAAAAGCCAAAGCAGATATCGACTGTGATGCTTCAGCGATTCTTTTGGACGCAAATGATAAATTGACCAAAGCTACAAATTTGGTCTGCTTTCATAACTTGACTAGTGGTTGCGGTTCTGTCAAACACAGCGGGGATAACCTCACAGGCGAAGGTGCAGGAGACGATGAGCAAATCCATATCGATCTTTCTAAAGTACCTGCTGATGTGCATAAAGTGCTCGTTGTGGTTAATATTTATCAAGCAGAACAACGCAAACAAGATTTCGGTATGATTTCGTCTGCATACATTCGTATTGTAAATGGACAGAATCAACAGGAATTGGTTCGCTTTAATCTAACAGATGATTATTCCGGTATGACGGCATTGATTACAGGTGAAATCTACCGTAATGGATCAGAATGGAAATTTAACGCAATTGGTCAAGGAAAACAGGCTGCGCATATCGATATTTTGGCTCGCCAATATTCATAA
- a CDS encoding tellurite resistance TerB family protein codes for MSAFKSWLNSTKNNLNDQMKKFKNKDFLEAIVAGCALVAAADGNISADEKQKMAGYIGRNEQLKVFDMSLVIARFNHYVENFEFDAIIGKQEALKAISKFKSKPEEGRLLIGVCSAIGSADGDFDPQEQAVVREIATVLGLNASEFGL; via the coding sequence ATGAGTGCATTCAAATCATGGTTAAACAGTACGAAAAACAACTTGAATGATCAGATGAAAAAGTTCAAAAATAAGGACTTTTTAGAAGCGATCGTAGCAGGTTGTGCTCTTGTAGCGGCAGCAGATGGAAATATCAGTGCAGATGAGAAGCAAAAAATGGCAGGTTATATCGGACGTAATGAACAATTAAAAGTGTTTGATATGAGTCTGGTTATCGCTCGCTTTAATCATTATGTAGAAAATTTTGAATTTGACGCGATCATCGGTAAGCAAGAAGCGCTTAAAGCGATCAGCAAATTCAAAAGCAAACCAGAAGAAGGTCGATTGTTGATCGGCGTATGTAGTGCAATCGGTTCAGCAGATGGTGATTTTGATCCTCAAGAGCAAGCAGTTGTGCGTGAGATTGCTACTGTATTGGGCTTGAATGCTTCCGAGTTTGGACTGTAA
- a CDS encoding helix-turn-helix domain-containing protein, whose translation MSTLDTVRSHIEQELQRRQINLTQFEKISGINRGVLSATLNSNPPRSISINQLDRMAAALDRPEGWLYEQYIEECFASSKVNWRRIRALFLRCIELDRNVLIEYTLNLLMEDYRYVPHVFDLAEELVLNGQLEQSVPFYTCVIENERQQHAERLAISQYRLFRAQLSEDIERNKSAVTLFYPYRDRIPDHLRLDALLQMANVYYTVQEWDLMEQVTDEMSVLVHRVYEEECKKMDRQGADYVPLSTERHLVWYYGQSYLIKSIFFEYTGKYKEGLKYIDGYKDLSWFKSLNEVGHLEVHKLKIAAEANLYNLQLMLGNTECLENYITFLKENPFEQLPSLLTILKAANINHFCIDSVLNTFIAHPDNNIKFEIGYYKNSITFNTMLTDFYYQLAIYQAKRGYPLEEFKNTLNTFDMSLRRYNMSRTMDYTSLIQHFIRSMP comes from the coding sequence ATGAGCACACTGGATACAGTCCGCTCTCATATTGAGCAAGAACTGCAACGCAGACAAATCAATTTAACACAGTTTGAAAAGATATCTGGTATTAATCGTGGAGTACTCAGTGCAACGCTCAACAGCAATCCACCTCGATCGATATCGATCAACCAGCTAGATCGTATGGCTGCCGCTCTCGATCGACCGGAAGGCTGGTTATATGAACAATATATAGAAGAATGTTTTGCAAGCAGCAAAGTCAACTGGCGACGTATTCGTGCTTTATTTCTGCGCTGTATTGAATTAGATCGAAACGTTTTGATTGAATACACATTAAATTTGCTGATGGAAGATTATCGGTATGTCCCTCATGTGTTTGATTTAGCAGAAGAATTGGTGCTTAACGGTCAATTGGAACAAAGTGTTCCTTTCTATACCTGTGTGATCGAAAACGAACGTCAGCAACATGCAGAGCGTCTAGCGATCAGCCAATACCGGCTATTTCGTGCTCAATTGAGTGAAGATATAGAACGTAACAAATCAGCAGTAACTTTGTTCTATCCTTATCGTGATCGCATCCCTGATCATTTGCGATTAGATGCTTTATTACAAATGGCAAATGTATATTACACCGTACAGGAATGGGATCTGATGGAACAAGTAACAGATGAAATGAGCGTATTGGTTCATCGGGTGTACGAGGAAGAATGCAAAAAAATGGATCGGCAAGGTGCGGATTATGTCCCCCTGTCAACCGAAAGACATTTGGTCTGGTATTACGGACAAAGTTACTTAATAAAATCCATTTTTTTCGAATATACAGGTAAATATAAAGAAGGCTTAAAGTACATTGATGGTTATAAAGATTTGAGTTGGTTCAAATCCCTGAATGAAGTTGGACATCTTGAAGTTCATAAATTAAAAATAGCAGCTGAAGCCAATCTATATAATTTACAGCTAATGCTTGGCAATACAGAATGCTTAGAAAATTATATTACTTTTTTAAAAGAAAATCCGTTTGAACAATTACCTAGTTTATTAACTATTTTAAAAGCCGCTAATATTAATCATTTTTGTATCGATTCTGTTCTTAATACATTTATAGCTCATCCTGATAATAATATTAAATTTGAAATTGGCTATTACAAAAATAGCATTACTTTTAATACAATGCTGACTGATTTTTACTACCAATTAGCCATTTATCAAGCTAAAAGAGGCTATCCTCTGGAAGAATTTAAAAATACATTGAATACATTTGATATGTCATTACGTAGATACAATATGAGTCGTACTATGGACTATACGTCTTTGATACAGCATTTTATTCGTTCAATGCCTTAA
- a CDS encoding DNA-binding protein — translation MDNRIALCTELENEISKQGYSLSRFSQISGINRGILSATLNGNPPKPMSINQLDTMTTALGKPEGWLYERFAEQCFDEQGKTNWRRVRALLLRCIELNRNVLIERILCLLLEDISYLNQVFELAEELIADNPSESVMQLYECVVSNERNYQAERLAISHYRIFRYAIKRDIKQNFIAAVTFQPFCERLPQDIQLDAWLNLSNIYYAVQEWKLVNNCGNQLISITENIYSQQKHKDITSERPFVKYVGQAYLCKAIFHQKNGNYDKAIIYTQKYSDLEWLSDLEVEDKKEIEKFKIFAKGNLYGIELYRGNFNVLKEYAKFLEVHPHETMAGLLNILTTANQYNVCIDYVLKKFRPFILKNLYNDTYIKRFIVDNQYTNLCYQLALYQSKRSNHSKDLKSTLLLFEKAVQKCNISLTLDYTSLLQNVIRSMP, via the coding sequence ATGGACAACCGAATAGCCTTATGTACGGAGTTAGAAAATGAGATTTCTAAGCAAGGTTATTCTCTTAGTCGTTTCAGTCAAATCTCTGGAATCAATCGTGGCATTTTAAGTGCCACTTTGAACGGAAATCCTCCCAAACCTATGTCAATTAATCAACTAGATACGATGACCACTGCTCTGGGGAAGCCAGAAGGTTGGCTATATGAACGGTTTGCAGAACAATGCTTTGACGAACAAGGTAAAACCAATTGGCGTCGTGTTAGAGCGCTTCTTCTGCGTTGTATTGAACTAAATCGAAACGTTTTGATTGAGCGTATTTTATGTTTGTTGCTTGAAGATATATCGTACTTAAATCAAGTGTTTGAACTGGCGGAAGAACTAATTGCAGACAATCCGAGTGAGAGTGTTATGCAGTTGTATGAATGCGTGGTGAGTAATGAACGCAATTACCAAGCAGAACGGCTTGCGATCAGTCATTATCGCATTTTCCGCTATGCGATTAAGCGAGATATTAAGCAAAATTTTATAGCCGCTGTCACTTTCCAACCTTTTTGCGAGCGTTTGCCTCAAGATATACAGTTAGATGCTTGGTTAAATCTTTCTAATATCTATTATGCTGTTCAGGAATGGAAATTAGTTAATAACTGTGGAAACCAGCTCATCTCTATTACTGAAAATATTTATTCTCAACAAAAACATAAAGATATAACTAGTGAACGTCCATTCGTGAAATATGTTGGACAAGCTTACCTTTGTAAAGCAATTTTTCATCAAAAGAATGGAAATTATGATAAAGCAATAATTTATACCCAAAAATATTCAGACCTAGAATGGCTATCTGATCTAGAAGTAGAAGATAAAAAAGAAATAGAAAAATTTAAAATATTTGCTAAAGGTAATCTTTACGGTATTGAATTATATAGAGGTAATTTCAATGTACTTAAAGAATATGCCAAATTTCTAGAAGTACATCCACATGAAACTATGGCAGGATTGCTTAATATTTTAACTACAGCAAATCAATATAATGTATGTATAGACTATGTTTTAAAAAAATTCAGACCTTTTATACTAAAAAATTTATACAACGATACGTATATCAAAAGATTTATTGTAGATAATCAATATACAAATCTTTGTTACCAGCTTGCACTATATCAATCTAAAAGAAGTAATCATTCTAAAGATTTAAAAAGTACCCTTTTACTTTTTGAGAAGGCTGTTCAGAAATGTAATATTAGTCTGACCTTAGACTATACCTCTTTACTTCAAAATGTCATTCGTTCCATGCCTTAA
- a CDS encoding DNA-binding protein, which yields MKHRITLITELESEMHKQGYSLSHFSKVSGINRGILSATLNGNPPKLMSITQLDTMVKALGKPESWLYELFIEQCFSEENKANWRRVRALLLRCIELNRDDLIGDILNLLMEDPIHVAHVFNLAEELVEQNQAIVAMPFYECVIENERNYHSERLAISHYRLFRARISPIIENNLRLAMVFHPFRNRLPDHFRLEALLELANIYYTVQDWNMVIACSDELNILSNIIYKQDCKRRKKKIAVSTPSFTRPLVTYYAQSHLMKFVALEHMEKYDEARPYLKEFSDLSWFEGLDDLGKEHVEKFKIYALFNELNLELLTGHTDKLVDYFELLKTHPGEALPSLLIISKAANKYDMKIDHILTYFDDIIYPNDILDYIHQARFLRDHYKNIPIGISRYINIYYQLALYQCNRNVYDEKLEKILLALETSVEKYNRGRIMDCLELFKKLREMPREHKD from the coding sequence ATGAAACATCGAATAACCCTAATTACTGAACTAGAGTCCGAAATGCATAAGCAGGGTTATTCGCTTAGTCATTTTAGTAAAGTTTCTGGAATCAATCGGGGGATTTTGAGTGCTACATTGAACGGAAATCCTCCCAAACTCATGTCTATTACTCAATTGGATACTATGGTTAAAGCTCTTGGCAAACCTGAAAGCTGGCTATATGAATTATTTATAGAACAGTGCTTCTCAGAAGAAAACAAAGCCAATTGGCGACGTGTTCGTGCGCTGTTGCTTCGTTGCATAGAACTTAATCGTGATGATCTTATTGGCGATATTTTAAATTTGCTGATGGAAGATCCTATTCATGTCGCTCATGTATTTAATCTAGCAGAAGAATTAGTGGAGCAAAACCAAGCGATTGTCGCTATGCCTTTTTATGAATGCGTTATTGAAAATGAACGTAATTATCATTCTGAGCGATTAGCCATCAGTCATTATCGACTATTTAGAGCCAGGATTAGTCCAATTATTGAGAATAATCTTAGACTTGCGATGGTATTTCATCCTTTCCGTAATCGCTTACCCGATCATTTTCGGCTGGAAGCCCTATTAGAATTAGCTAATATCTATTACACGGTGCAGGACTGGAATATGGTTATAGCCTGTTCAGACGAACTGAATATATTATCTAATATCATTTATAAACAAGACTGTAAAAGAAGAAAAAAGAAAATAGCTGTGTCGACACCTAGCTTCACAAGACCTCTTGTTACTTATTATGCTCAAAGTCATCTGATGAAATTTGTAGCCTTAGAACATATGGAAAAGTACGATGAAGCTCGCCCTTATTTAAAAGAGTTCTCGGATTTAAGTTGGTTTGAAGGTCTAGATGATCTAGGAAAAGAACATGTCGAAAAATTTAAAATCTATGCGTTGTTTAATGAATTGAATTTAGAATTGTTAACTGGACATACAGACAAATTGGTAGATTATTTTGAATTATTAAAAACTCATCCCGGCGAAGCGTTACCAAGCTTGCTGATTATTTCAAAAGCAGCCAACAAATATGATATGAAGATTGACCATATTCTTACGTATTTTGACGATATTATTTATCCGAACGATATTTTGGATTATATTCACCAAGCTAGATTTCTACGAGACCACTATAAAAATATTCCTATTGGAATTAGTCGTTATATTAATATTTACTATCAATTGGCTCTTTATCAATGTAATCGTAACGTCTATGATGAAAAGCTCGAAAAAATTCTATTGGCTTTGGAAACATCTGTAGAGAAATACAATCGTGGACGTATTATGGATTGTCTGGAGTTATTTAAAAAGTTACGCGAGATGCCTAGAGAACATAAAGACTAA
- a CDS encoding DNA-binding protein, with protein sequence MNHRITVRDELEKEITVQGHSLSHFSKISGINRGILSATLNGNPPKPISIKQLDQMTHALGKKEGWLYEQFMNECFEDGKANWRRVRSLLVRCVELGNQLLIAQTLHLLMEDISYLTNIFEFAEDLTQEGKTLSALSFYQCIIEHERQSYSERMAISHYRIFRQSINKDIENNLLLAIQFSPYRDKLPLALTIDALLQLIIICYGTQDWILGEQYADELIYLIQITIEQQKKKNTFNSLDTPLTLVYYYAHSYSMKFVAKEYTAKYDEALLCIDKFADLSWFPGLDEAGLHEVERFKLFAIFNRHNIELLQGDFSRLDQYIELTEQHPKEMLASLHMALKAANMHNYDVDLVINKFSNIIYPDDLIQYINEHTEYTEQTGVSRYINLYYQLALYQCNKGTYDDKLEKILLALESTVTKYNKSRILDCLELFKKLRLISKNGN encoded by the coding sequence ATGAATCATCGAATAACTGTACGGGATGAATTAGAAAAAGAGATTACTGTTCAAGGACATTCTCTTAGCCATTTTAGCAAGATATCAGGGATCAATCGGGGGATATTAAGCGCTACGTTGAACGGTAACCCTCCTAAGCCAATATCAATCAAACAGTTAGATCAAATGACTCATGCTTTAGGAAAAAAAGAAGGCTGGTTGTACGAGCAATTCATGAATGAATGTTTCGAGGATGGTAAAGCCAATTGGCGACGTGTTCGGTCTTTGCTAGTTCGTTGCGTAGAGTTGGGAAATCAACTATTAATTGCACAAACCCTACATCTTTTAATGGAAGACATTTCATATCTTACAAACATATTTGAATTTGCAGAAGATTTAACTCAAGAAGGAAAAACATTATCTGCGCTATCCTTTTACCAATGTATTATAGAACATGAACGACAATCGTATAGTGAAAGAATGGCGATTAGTCATTATCGTATATTTAGACAATCAATTAATAAAGATATTGAGAATAATTTACTTTTGGCTATACAATTTAGTCCTTATCGTGACAAGCTTCCTCTAGCTTTGACAATAGATGCGCTATTACAACTTATTATTATTTGTTACGGTACTCAAGATTGGATACTAGGTGAACAATATGCTGATGAATTAATTTATTTAATCCAAATCACAATCGAACAACAAAAAAAGAAAAATACTTTCAACTCTTTAGATACTCCACTTACTTTAGTCTATTATTATGCTCATTCGTATTCTATGAAATTTGTTGCCAAAGAGTATACAGCAAAATATGATGAAGCCCTTCTATGTATAGATAAATTTGCTGATTTAAGTTGGTTTCCAGGGCTAGATGAAGCAGGTCTTCATGAAGTAGAGCGATTTAAGCTGTTCGCTATTTTCAATAGACATAATATTGAATTATTACAAGGAGACTTCTCAAGATTAGATCAATATATTGAGTTGACGGAGCAACATCCTAAGGAAATGCTAGCAAGCTTGCATATGGCACTCAAAGCCGCAAATATGCATAATTATGATGTTGATTTGGTCATTAATAAATTTAGCAATATTATTTATCCAGATGATTTGATTCAATATATTAATGAACATACTGAATATACAGAACAGACAGGAGTTAGTCGTTATATTAATCTTTATTACCAACTAGCACTTTATCAATGCAATAAAGGAACGTATGACGATAAGCTTGAAAAGATTCTGCTAGCCTTAGAATCGACTGTAACCAAATATAATAAAAGTCGAATATTAGATTGTCTTGAACTATTTAAAAAGCTTCGACTGATTTCTAAAAATGGAAACTGA